AAAAAGAATACCATTTAAATGGTCATCTGATAGAATGATTTTCTGGTCACTCTAAGCAGATTAGCAATTTTATTGCTTCTCACTCTTTGGTGGTCGATTTCAGTTCCAGCAATGttgtaaaatgttgttttcaacacaaaataataacagtttAATTGAATTATTAGTGGCCGTATACTTGTTTTTTATATAGATCAGGGCAATTCTAGAAGTAATCAAGAAAATAACCCATTCTGTcgtatttatgtatttctttcACATTATTATGGATTTTTGCAAACCCTAGTGGACATTTACTATATTAAAATGAATCAGATTCCTCTCTAAAGATCATAGCACTCTCAACTATTTCATAGTGTACATACCGCATCTTCAATGTCTATACACATTGTATAATTCTTCTCCATCTCACTATACAGGATGTTTAAGTCTCGATATGTGTTCTTGCAGTTTTTACACAGTTCTGTATGGTTACCCTTTGTGGAGATAAAAaagatttacaaaataaatacattgagaATACATCCTCATGTAATTAATGCAGGCAGTGCATACCTGCTGGTATTGATCAAAGCAGTTGTAAGTCTGGTTGAGCATTGCAAGAAAATACAGTGTGTCATTGGTCAGACTTGGAGAATCACTTGATATGCAATCTGCAAATAAGACAGCAAAACATTCAGGTGGCTAAAACATTAAGGGAAGCCCATCAAATACTCAAAAGAATCACTAACTTTTGCAGTTGGATTTTTCCCATATTCCATCCAGATTactaaacagcagaaaaactaaCATTAGCCTGTCACTTCGCAGTAGACTGTCCCGGCAGACCTCACCCGCTGGACCCACCTGAGAACATAGAACACACAGACGCAAAACATTAGGATTGACTGTGAAAATAACTAAATTCAtgatttattaataatattaatagtcctgatcacataataataatgtgctcAATAATAATATCATTGAGCACAATAATATTGTGCGATcaggacaaaacaacaatatatgAATTATAATTGCAGTACAAGTATGtaagcttatttatttatttttacatgcatAGTGTAAATAGTAAAGGAGTTTTAGCTTTACTTGATATAAATGACTTCCTTTCTATGCTCGAGTCACTTGAGCCCATTCAGTCTATTCTCAAGCCATGGTGATTTCCTCAAATTCGCCACTAGCAATTAGTCACAAGACTCGTGACTGACTCGTGTTTGGTCTGAGACAGACTACAGACACGTACTAATGTTGCACAGTGTAACAGGTAAAAACAGACTTACCTCGTCTGATGAgatgtttgtgtatgttttattgAGGTTTTCGAAGTTAACGAAGCAGTTTTGGCACACTTTGACAGGTCGAGCTGCTGGCACTAAACAATTCACATAAGCGACGTATTGATTGCCAAATAAGTCCAGGAGGTCTTTGCAGTACTGGCTGATGTCCGAGTAGTCATTGAGCGCCGTGAGCAGGTTAAGAGAGTATAGCGGGTCCACATGGGTTTTAAAGACTGGCGAACCTGCCGAAACAACTTCTCCAGATACACAAACACTAATGCATATACAAGATAAAACAACGAGCAAAGTATTCTGATTGAAACTCATGACTGAATAGGACGACGgatcctcctcttcatcaaaaCAGTAGCACTTCCTTGTTTTCCTCACAGGGCATTCATGTGACTCTCGATTATCTCGCGAGAACAGCATAACTCGATCGCCACATGGGGATCAAAAattctgaaaataaatgaaaagcaCCATGCAAACAAGATGGGATTATACACTTTAGAGAAAGGCTCATGAGCACGAAAAtagcacacaaaaaaaaaaacaaaaaaaaaacacgtatttttttaaaccaaagtaAAGTGTACATTTTCGTAAAATTCAGGTAATAAAAAGCAATGTTTCTGAATAATTGCCTTATAATTTCTATGAATAGAAATTGAACTTTTATGcaatgttcatttattttattcaagaaTGCATAGTCTGAATGTTCTCATATTTTATTAATCAAGAGATCCATTTCACAGTCTATGTAAAATGGTTTTAGGTGTCAGTGTCTTATTAATTTAGGCCAGGGGTGTCCActaaggcccaggggccaaatgcggccctcagaccaatttttattggccctcaaacCTTCAGGTGAACTGTCCCAagtgatcataatcagtactttttatcgcaaatttgagtaatcctaccaatataacctaaataacatcacattgcattgtcatacagaccaaatgttcatatttcaagccttatttaaagtatgaagtcaaaactatgttaaatgcacccatctgaatcatccactgtattgaccactatGGCCCTCCgtgttgaatatttttcaagatatggccctcggtgtcaaaagtttggatctAGGCTATAAATTACTAGAATTAGCTGTATACAATGTACACATCCTGATTGATTGGTATTAGCCTAAAAAAATACCTATTATGGACATTTAATTCAATTgtctataaatataatatacaaatatatattggTTTTATGATAAATGTACTCTGTATGAGAAAATATACTGAAACCCCTGACTAGTCATAGTAACTACTTGCACTTGTAAATACATGCTACATCTCTATAGATCATTGCTTGTCATTTGGGTAAGGGGCAGGGACAAGATGCATGATGAGCACTTGCTAGAAAGCCTTCTCATTATTTATGGGGTTTTTGACACCATACAATTTTGCAATGTGTTCCGTGCTCTGAGAGTCAAGGTAAATGATTTGGGCTCCCATCCTGATTGTGATAATTGTCAAAAAAACCCTTGAATCAAGCCGGTGCAGTCAATGGTTGTTAATGTGAAATTAGTGGCTCTTGATAACTCACGGACTGCATCAATTCTGCAGTCATCAGGCTCTAATGAAAATAAGGGGGGAGCATCAGTGCTCTATTCTGATCCCCACACAGCTCTAAATGTGTTCTGGCCCCTTGCTCTGTCACTCCACTGCACTTGTCATTAACTCTTCTTCTCCTGACCACAGTTCACCTAATTGTTCAGATGTTCCCCATTCCTTTAGCAGCTCCTCTCCAGAAATAATTATACAGCATGCAGCCTTTGTCATCTGCTATATACATCTGTGCATTGTAGCTTATCTGTTTGCACAATTTGATATACTAGAGTGTGTAATGGtgataatgtaaaaagaaaatgcaaaCAGTAATAAGAAATTTGGAATATAGTGGAATGCCTTTTAGATATTGTTAATATTTACTATACAGgctttacagtttttgtttattttacataatgtttCAATTGTCATAATCAATCAAATTTTCAGTATATTTTGCTCTTGGTTCTTTTTCTTCAAGGTCTCCACAGGAAAATTAGGTTTGACACAGATGCCCATCCTGAC
This sequence is a window from Periophthalmus magnuspinnatus isolate fPerMag1 chromosome 24, fPerMag1.2.pri, whole genome shotgun sequence. Protein-coding genes within it:
- the ostm1 gene encoding osteopetrosis-associated transmembrane protein 1 is translated as MSFNQNTLLVVLSCICISVCVSGEVVSAGSPVFKTHVDPLYSLNLLTALNDYSDISQYCKDLLDLFGNQYVAYVNCLVPAARPVKVCQNCFVNFENLNKTYTNISSDEVGPAGEVCRDSLLRSDRLMLVFLLFSNLDGIWEKSNCKNCISSDSPSLTNDTLYFLAMLNQTYNCFDQYQQGNHTELCKNCKNTYRDLNILYSEMEKNYTMCIDIEDAMNVTRRRWSKTFNCSFPREENVPIIAVSSFMLFLPIIFYLSSFLHSEQKKRKLIQPKRVPQYSSLMNIQDKLS